From one Sesamum indicum cultivar Zhongzhi No. 13 linkage group LG13, S_indicum_v1.0, whole genome shotgun sequence genomic stretch:
- the LOC105176332 gene encoding lysine histidine transporter 1-like isoform X1, with the protein MAAECSIYDHNNYRNVDERSVEERAIDDWLPITSSRTAKWWYSAFHNVTAIVGAGVLGLPYAMSELGWGPGVAVLVVSWIVTLYSLWQMVEMHEVVPGKRFDRYHELGQHAFGEKLGLWIVVPQQLIVEVGVDIVYMITGGQSLKKFHDLVCDDCKDIKLTYFIMIFASVHFVLSQLPSFNSISGVSLAAAIMSLSYSTIAWGASVDRGVQPDVQYGYKSKSTAGTIFNFFSGLGSVVFAYGGHNVVMEIQATMPSTREKPSKKPMWRGVVVAYIVVAICYLPVALIGYWMFGNEVKENILITLQKPKWLIAMANMFVVVHLIGSYQVYAMPVFDMMETVLVKKLDFSPTWYLRLISRTIYVAFTMFIAITFPFFNGLLGFFGGFAFAPTTYFLPCIIWLAICKPRRFSLSWFANWVCIIFGVILTVVGPIGGLRQIILQAKTYKFYV; encoded by the exons ATGGCAGCTGAATGTTCAATTTATGACCACAACAACTATAGAAAC GTGGATGAGCGATCTGTAGAAGAAAGGGCAATAGATGATTGGCTTCCAATCACTTCTTCAAGGACAGCAAAATGGTGGTATTCAGCTTTCCACAATGTCACTGCTATTGTCGGAGCTGGAGTTCTTGGTCTCCCTTATGCCATGTCTGAACTCGgatg GGGACCTGGAGTGGCAGTCTTGGTCGTATCATGGATCGTCACTCTCTACTCTTTGTGGCAAATGGTAGAGATGCACGAAGTCGTGCCTGGAAAACGTTTCGACAGGTATCACGAGCTTGGACAGCATGCTTTTGGTGAAAAGCTCGGTTTGTGGATTGTGGTGCCTCAGCAGCTAATCGTAGAAGTTGGAGTCGACATAGTCTACATGATTACGGGAGGCCAATCGCTCAAGAAATTCCACGATTTGGTTTGCGATGATTGCAAAGATATCAAGCTTACTTACTTTATCATGATCTTTGCCTCTGTCCACTTTGTACTCTCCCAACTTCCCAGCTTCAATTCAATCTCCGGTGTGTCCTTGGCAGCAGCAATTATGTCCTTGAG TTACTCTACAATTGCATGGGGTGCATCAGTCGACAGGGGCGTGCAACCAGACGTGCAATATGGGTATAAATCAAAGAGTACCGCTGGTACTATTTTTAACTTCTTCAGTGGGCTGGGCAGTGTCGTTTTTGCCTACGGTGGTCACAATGTCGTGATGGAAATTCAAGCTACTATGCCTTCAACAAGGGAGAAGCCTTCCAAGAAACCTATGTGGAGGGGAGTTGTTGTTGCTTATATAGTCGTTGCCATCTGCTATCTCCCTGTCGCACTTATTGGATACTGGATGTTTGGCAATGAAGTAAAGGAAAATATTCTCATCACATTACAGAAGCCTAAATGGCTCATTGCCATGGCTAACATGTTTGTTGTGGTTCATCTCATTGGAAGCTATCAG GTGTATGCAATGCCGGTTTTTGACATGATGGAAACTGTGCTTGTAAAGAAACTCGATTTCAGCCCAACATGGTATTTGCGCCTTATCTCAAGGACTATCTATGTTG CTTTTACAATGTTTATTGCCATCACTTTCCCTTTCTTTAATGGGCTTCTTGGATTTTTCGGAGGATTTGCTTTTGCGCCAACCACATACTTT CTTCCCTGCATCATATGGCTTGCTATCTGCAAACCAAGGAGATTCAGCTTATCTTGGTTCGCGAATTGG GTTTGCATAATCTTTGGGGTCATTCTGACGGTTGTTGGACCCATTGGAGGGTTGAGGCAAATTATACTTCAAGCAAAAACCTATAAGTTTTATGTATAA
- the LOC105176272 gene encoding thymidylate kinase isoform X1, translating to MTNACHFNVFKALNFATAVVRRSLSSPCNLAYPCKCSLRQIHMESNNKIDSRGALIVLEGLDRCGKTSQCSRLLSYLEELGHSVESWRFPDRNTGVGQMISSYLENKSHLDDHAIHLLFSANRWEKRSLMESKLKSGTTLIIDRYSFSGVAFSSAKGLDVEWCKAPEAGLLAPDIVIYLDISPEKAAERGGYGGERYEQLEFQKRVAQSYKMLRDSTWKIVDATLPIEDVEKQLRQIVMECVLKCQKGKPFVELWQN from the exons ATGACAAATGCTTGCCATTTCAACGTTTTTAAGGCTTT AAATTTTGCAACAGCGGTGGTTCGAAGATCATTAAGTTCTCCTTGCAACTTGGCATACCCGTGCAAGTGCTCATTAAGACAAATTCACATGGAAAGTAATAACAAAATTGATTCAAGGGGAGCCTTAATTGTTCTTGAAGGTCTGGATCGTTGTGGAAAGACCTCTCAGTGCAGCAGATTGCTTTCTTACCTAGAAGAGTTGGGACATTCAGTCGAATCATGGAGATTTCCTGATAGAAATACAGGTGTTGGACAAATGATTTCTTCCTATCTAGAAAACAAATCCCATTTGGATGATCACGCAATCCATCTCCTCTTTAGTGCGAATCGTTGGGAGAAGAG ATCGTTGATGGAGTCTAAGCTGAAGAGTGGAACCACACTGATTATTGATCGCTATTCTTTCTCCGGTGTTGCTTTCTCATCTGCCAAGGGACTTGATGTGGAGTGGTGCAAG GCTCCAGAGGCAGGACTGCTAGCTCCAGATATAGTTATATACCTTGACATTTCACCAGAG aaaGCTGCTGAAAGAGGAGGTTATGGAGGTGAGAGGTACGAGCAGCTTGAGTTCCAGAAAAGAGTTGCTCAATCATATAAGATGCTTCGTGATTCCACGTGGAAG ATTGTAGATGCAACGCTTCCAATCGAAGATGTTGAGAAGCAGCTGAGACAAATTGTTATGGAGTGCGTGTTGAAATGCCAAAAGGGGAAGCCTTTCGTAGAACTGTGgcaaaattag
- the LOC105176273 gene encoding uncharacterized protein LOC105176273, translated as MCSWPAKPSDNHSVINRIMLRFRPIAPKPLGVETASSTAEQDRGNGAVRRTKRKYVRVRGRQSRQCAREKITEEKRSSAPETSGTGDESSPEKEPVTLQLLPERSESTDRNSYNNSPQNIEENRSIIINRYNVDENVNYDVTTADSGGGGVALGGAGSVIETWIIVECVTDKCSGVGLGFSDNEKIYNLEKDTCPGFISDWTNKVIWVNEAYKKMVAEEEEDAAAAGKGFLVWLVVKEDLPHLYPSFACRLRVIQQKGRGHKWNKTVPCDVWRMEFAGFAWKLDVNTALSLSL; from the coding sequence ATGTGTAGTTGGCCCGCAAAACCCTCGGATAATCACTCCGTTATCAACCGGATAATGCTCAGATTCCGGCCGATTGCGCCGAAGCCTCTAGGTGTGGAAACGGCCTCCAGCACGGCCGAGCAGGATAGAGGAAACGGCGCCGTCAGGAGAACTAAGCGGAAGTATGTTAGGGTTCGTGGTAGGCAAAGTAGACAGTGCGCCAGGGAGAAAATAACGGAAGAGAAAAGAAGTTCGGCGCCGGAAACCTCGGGTACCGGTGACGAGTCGTCGCCGGAAAAAGAACCGGTGACTCTTCAGCTACTGCCTGAGAGATCTGAAAGTACTGATCGCAACAGCTACAATAATAGTCCGCAAAATATTGAGGAAAACCGgagtattattataaatagatacAACGTAGATGAAAACGTTAACTACGACGTGACGACGGCGGATTCCGGTGGCGGAGGGGTGGCTTTGGGGGGCGCCGGATCCGTGATAGAGACGTGGATAATCGTCGAGTGCGTGACGGATAAGTGTAGTGGAGTAGGGTTAGGGTTTTCAGATAATGAAAAGATCTACAATCTCGAGAAGGACACGTGTCCGGGTTTCATATCAGACTGGACGAATAAGGTGATTTGGGTCAACGAAGCCTACAAAAAAATGGTGgcggaggaggaagaagacgCGGCGGCGGCGGGTAAAGGGTTTCTAGTGTGGTTGGTGGTGAAAGAAGATTTACCCCATTTATACCCTTCATTTGCATGCAGATTGAGGGTAATTCAGCAGAAAGGGCGAGGGCACAAATGGAATAAGACAGTGCCATGCGATGTTTGGAGGATGGAATTTGCTGGGTTTGCATGGAAATTGGACGTAAACACTGCTCTGAGTTTAAGCCTTTAG
- the LOC105176333 gene encoding lysine histidine transporter-like 1 isoform X2 produces MATTAGPSSDSNYNIKNIQVDERSVEERAIDDWLPITSSRTAKWWYSSFHNVTAIVGAGVLSLPYAMSQLGWGPGVAVLVISWIVTLYSLWQMVEMHEIAPGKRLDRYHELGQHAFGQKLGLWIVVPQQLIVEVGVDIVYMITGGQSLKKFHDLVCQDCKDIRLTYFIMIFASVHFILSQLPSFNSISGVSLAAAVMSVSYSAIAWGASVDKGVQPDVQYGYKPGSTADTVFDFFSALGIVVFAYGGHNVEMEIQATMPSTPEIPSKVYAMAVFDMMETLLVKKLKFRPTWRLRFISRSTYVAFTMFIAITFPFFNGLLAFFGGFAFAPTTYFLPCILWLAICKPRRFSLSWFTNWVCIIFGVLLMIAGPIGGLRQIILQAKTYKIYGST; encoded by the exons ATGGCAACTACTGCAGGTCCAAGTTCTGACAGTAACTACAACATCAAGAAT ATACAGGTGGACGAACGATCTGTAGAAGAAAGGGCAATAGATGATTGGCTACCAATCACTTCTTCAAGAACTGCGAAATGGTGGTATTCATCTTTCCATAATGTAACTGCTATCGTTGGAGCTGGAGTTCTTAGTCTCCCTTATGCCATGTCTCAACTGGGATG GGGGCCTGGAGTGGCAGTCTTGGTCATATCTTGGATTGTTACTCTCTACTCTTTGTGGCAAATGGTAGAAATGCATGAAATCGCACCTGGAAAACGTTTAGATAGGTATCACGAGCTTGGACAGCATGCTTTCGGGCAGAAGCTTGGCTTGTGGATTGTGGTGCCTCAGCAGCTAATTGTTGAAGTTGGAGTCGACATAGTTTACATGATTACCGGAGGCCAATCACTCAAGAAGTTCCATGATTTGGTTTGCCAGGACTGCAAAGATATCAGGCTTACATATTTTATCATGATCTTTGCCTCTGTCCACTTTATACTCTCCCAACTTCCCAGCTTCAATTCAATCTCTGGTGTCTCTTTGGCAGCAGCAGTTATGTCCGTGAG TTACTCGGCAATTGCATGGGGTGCCTCAGTCGACAAGGGCGTGCAACCTGACGTGCAATATGGGTATAAACCCGGGAGTACAGCTGATACTGTTTTTGACTTCTTTAGTGCCTTGGGGATAGTTGTTTTCGCATACGGTGGTCACAATGTCGAGATGGAAATTCAAGCTACTATGCCTTCAACACCGGAGATCCCTTCAAAG GTCTACGCAATGGCAGTTTTCGACATGATGGAAACTCTGCTCGTAAAGAAACTGAAGTTCAGACCAACTTGGCGTTTGCGCTTCATTTCAAGGAGTACTTACGTTG CTTTCACGATGTTTATTGCCATCACCTTCCCTTTCTTTAATGGGCTTCTTGCATTTTTCGGAGGATTTGCTTTCGCACCAACCACATACTTT CTACCGTGTATCTTATGGCTTGCGATCTGCAAACCAAGGAGGTTCAGCTTGTCTTGGTTCACCAATTGG GTCTGCATAATCTTTGGGGTTCTTCTGATGATTGCTGGACCCATTGGAGGGCTAAGACAGATTATACTCCAAGCCAAAACCTATAAAATCTACGGTTCTACTTGA
- the LOC105176333 gene encoding lysine histidine transporter 1-like isoform X1, translated as MATTAGPSSDSNYNIKNIQVDERSVEERAIDDWLPITSSRTAKWWYSSFHNVTAIVGAGVLSLPYAMSQLGWGPGVAVLVISWIVTLYSLWQMVEMHEIAPGKRLDRYHELGQHAFGQKLGLWIVVPQQLIVEVGVDIVYMITGGQSLKKFHDLVCQDCKDIRLTYFIMIFASVHFILSQLPSFNSISGVSLAAAVMSVSYSAIAWGASVDKGVQPDVQYGYKPGSTADTVFDFFSALGIVVFAYGGHNVEMEIQATMPSTPEIPSKVPMWRGVIVAYIVVALCYFPVAIIGYWTFGNTVADNILITLEKPKWLIAMANMFVVIHLIGSYQVYAMAVFDMMETLLVKKLKFRPTWRLRFISRSTYVAFTMFIAITFPFFNGLLAFFGGFAFAPTTYFLPCILWLAICKPRRFSLSWFTNWVCIIFGVLLMIAGPIGGLRQIILQAKTYKIYGST; from the exons ATGGCAACTACTGCAGGTCCAAGTTCTGACAGTAACTACAACATCAAGAAT ATACAGGTGGACGAACGATCTGTAGAAGAAAGGGCAATAGATGATTGGCTACCAATCACTTCTTCAAGAACTGCGAAATGGTGGTATTCATCTTTCCATAATGTAACTGCTATCGTTGGAGCTGGAGTTCTTAGTCTCCCTTATGCCATGTCTCAACTGGGATG GGGGCCTGGAGTGGCAGTCTTGGTCATATCTTGGATTGTTACTCTCTACTCTTTGTGGCAAATGGTAGAAATGCATGAAATCGCACCTGGAAAACGTTTAGATAGGTATCACGAGCTTGGACAGCATGCTTTCGGGCAGAAGCTTGGCTTGTGGATTGTGGTGCCTCAGCAGCTAATTGTTGAAGTTGGAGTCGACATAGTTTACATGATTACCGGAGGCCAATCACTCAAGAAGTTCCATGATTTGGTTTGCCAGGACTGCAAAGATATCAGGCTTACATATTTTATCATGATCTTTGCCTCTGTCCACTTTATACTCTCCCAACTTCCCAGCTTCAATTCAATCTCTGGTGTCTCTTTGGCAGCAGCAGTTATGTCCGTGAG TTACTCGGCAATTGCATGGGGTGCCTCAGTCGACAAGGGCGTGCAACCTGACGTGCAATATGGGTATAAACCCGGGAGTACAGCTGATACTGTTTTTGACTTCTTTAGTGCCTTGGGGATAGTTGTTTTCGCATACGGTGGTCACAATGTCGAGATGGAAATTCAAGCTACTATGCCTTCAACACCGGAGATCCCTTCAAAGGTCCCTATGTGGAGGGGAGTAATTGTTGCTTACATAGTTGTTGCTCTATGCTACTTCCCTGTTGCTATCATCGGGTACTGGACTTTCGGCAATACGGTAGCCGACAATATTCTGATCACCCTAGAGAAACCTAAATGGCTTATTGCCATGGCTAACATGTTTGTTGTAATTCATCTCATTGGTAGCTATCAG GTCTACGCAATGGCAGTTTTCGACATGATGGAAACTCTGCTCGTAAAGAAACTGAAGTTCAGACCAACTTGGCGTTTGCGCTTCATTTCAAGGAGTACTTACGTTG CTTTCACGATGTTTATTGCCATCACCTTCCCTTTCTTTAATGGGCTTCTTGCATTTTTCGGAGGATTTGCTTTCGCACCAACCACATACTTT CTACCGTGTATCTTATGGCTTGCGATCTGCAAACCAAGGAGGTTCAGCTTGTCTTGGTTCACCAATTGG GTCTGCATAATCTTTGGGGTTCTTCTGATGATTGCTGGACCCATTGGAGGGCTAAGACAGATTATACTCCAAGCCAAAACCTATAAAATCTACGGTTCTACTTGA
- the LOC105176271 gene encoding cytochrome c1-2, heme protein, mitochondrial, which translates to MLGGRAIQRLLTARLKLQSTASPLSSIISKTEQEGVESATMQSWRVIALFGAGVSGLLSFATIASCDEAEHGLGVPSYPWPHKGILSSYDHASIRRGHQVYQQVCASCHSMSLISYRDLVGVAYTEEETKAMAAEIEVVDGPNDEGEMFTRPGKLSDRFPQPYANEQAARFANGGAYPPDLSLITKARHDGQNYVFALLTGYRDPPAGVSIREGLHYNPYFPGGAIAMPKMLNDGAVEYEDGTPATEAQMGKDVVTFLSWAAEPEMEERKLMGFKWIFVLSLALLQAGYYRRLKWSVLKSRKLVLDVIN; encoded by the exons ATGCTTGGAGGTAGAGCAATCCAGCGGCTGCTGACAGCTAGACTCAAGTTGCAAAGCACT GCTTCTCCTTTGTCATCTATTATTTCCAAGACAGAGCAGGAAGGTGTTGAATCTGCCACCATGCAATCCTGGAGAGTAATAGCCCTGTTTGGAGCAGGTGTCTCAGGGCTGTTAAGTTTTGCAACAATAGCATCATGTGATGAGGCTGAACATGGTTTGGGCGTCCCTAGCTATCCTTGGCCCCACAAGGGCATTCTGAGTTCATATGACCATGCGTC GATTCGTCGTGGTCACCAGGTTTATCAACAAGTCTGTGCTTCCTGCCATTCCATGTCCCTTATTTCATACCGTGACTTGGTAGGGGTGGCGTATACAGAGGAGGAAACTAAGGCTATGGCAGCTGAGATTGAGGTAGTCGACGGGCCTAATGATGAGGGAGAGATGTTTACTCGTCCTGGAAAGTTGAGCGACCGTTTTCCTCAACCATATGCAAATGAGCAAGCAGCTAGGTTTGCTAATGGGGGTGCCTATCCTCCTGATTTAAGTCTTATTACCAAA GCTCGTCACGATGGTCAGAATTACGTCTTTGCCCTTCTAACTGGATATCGGGATCCACCTGCTGGTGTTTCA attCGTGAAGGATTGCATTATAACCCTTACTTCCCTGGTGGAGCTATAGCCATGCCTAAAATGCTAAATGATGGTGCTGTCGAGTATGAAGATGGTACACCGGCAACAGAAGCTCAG ATGGGGAAAGATGTGGTCACATTTTTATCCTGGGCCGCAGAGCCTGAaatggaagaaagaaaactg ATGGGATTCAAGTGGATATTTGTTCTGTCACTGGCACTTCTTCAAGCTGGTTATTACAGGCGCTTGAAATGGTCCGTTCTCAAATCCCGAAAGCTGGTGCTTGATGTCATCAACTAG
- the LOC110013075 gene encoding TLC domain-containing protein At5g14285-like codes for MDALPLKLTSISSPLPLFFTMYFILYLNAYFILFRAWARKLKPEASSCVISLAHGTPAVFLACRAILSDPAPNFHSPNTPLQNIALDYSIAYFSMDLIHFLIFEPSGVLFIAHHLVSLFVFLTCRYVAYHGAFTVLSLLILAEVTSFCQNVWTLAGARRSDVEFARKVFDLMSPPFYAFYSVVRGLLGPYFVYRMCVFFGNGSADDVIPTWVWVSWVLVAVMIIFVSVLWISNLWMKFYSERSNKAERKIQ; via the coding sequence ATGGATGCCCTGCCCCTGAAACTTACCTCAATCTCGAGCCCCCTCCCTCTGTTTTTTACAATGTATTTCATCCTTTACCTCAATGCTTACTTCATTCTTTTCCGGGCTTGGGCCCGGAAGCTCAAGCCCGAGGCTTCGAGCTGTGTCATATCCTTGGCTCACGGTACTCCAGCAGTATTCTTGGCCTGTCGGGCCATTCTCTCTGATCCGGCCCCGAATTTTCACTCCCCTAACACTCCGCTCCAAAACATCGCGCTCGACTACAGCATTGCGTATTTCTCCATGGATCTTATCCACTTCTTGATCTTTGAGCCCTCCGGCGTTCTCTTCATTGCCCACCATTTGGTTTCTCTCTTTGTCTTCTTGACCTGCCGCTACGTAGCATACCATGGGGCGTTTACCGTTCTCAGTCTCCTGATTTTGGCGGAGGTGACGAGTTTCTGCCAGAATGTGTGGACTCTCGCCGGCGCAAGGAGGTCCGATGTGGAATTCGCCAGAAAAGTGTTCGACTTAATGTCTCCTCCgttttatgctttctactccGTGGTCAGAGGTCTTTTAGGACCTTATTTTGTGTACCggatgtgtgtgttttttgggAATGGATCGGCGGATGATGTGATACCGACATGGGTTTGGGTTTCATGGGTTTTGGTCGCAGTGatgataatttttgttagtGTATTGTGGATTTCCAATCTTTGGATGAAGTTCTATAGTGAAAGGAGCAACAAAGCTGAAAGGAAAATTCAATAG
- the LOC105176272 gene encoding thymidylate kinase isoform X2: MESNNKIDSRGALIVLEGLDRCGKTSQCSRLLSYLEELGHSVESWRFPDRNTGVGQMISSYLENKSHLDDHAIHLLFSANRWEKRSLMESKLKSGTTLIIDRYSFSGVAFSSAKGLDVEWCKAPEAGLLAPDIVIYLDISPEKAAERGGYGGERYEQLEFQKRVAQSYKMLRDSTWKIVDATLPIEDVEKQLRQIVMECVLKCQKGKPFVELWQN; encoded by the exons ATGGAAAGTAATAACAAAATTGATTCAAGGGGAGCCTTAATTGTTCTTGAAGGTCTGGATCGTTGTGGAAAGACCTCTCAGTGCAGCAGATTGCTTTCTTACCTAGAAGAGTTGGGACATTCAGTCGAATCATGGAGATTTCCTGATAGAAATACAGGTGTTGGACAAATGATTTCTTCCTATCTAGAAAACAAATCCCATTTGGATGATCACGCAATCCATCTCCTCTTTAGTGCGAATCGTTGGGAGAAGAG ATCGTTGATGGAGTCTAAGCTGAAGAGTGGAACCACACTGATTATTGATCGCTATTCTTTCTCCGGTGTTGCTTTCTCATCTGCCAAGGGACTTGATGTGGAGTGGTGCAAG GCTCCAGAGGCAGGACTGCTAGCTCCAGATATAGTTATATACCTTGACATTTCACCAGAG aaaGCTGCTGAAAGAGGAGGTTATGGAGGTGAGAGGTACGAGCAGCTTGAGTTCCAGAAAAGAGTTGCTCAATCATATAAGATGCTTCGTGATTCCACGTGGAAG ATTGTAGATGCAACGCTTCCAATCGAAGATGTTGAGAAGCAGCTGAGACAAATTGTTATGGAGTGCGTGTTGAAATGCCAAAAGGGGAAGCCTTTCGTAGAACTGTGgcaaaattag
- the LOC105176332 gene encoding lysine histidine transporter 1-like isoform X2 — MTTTTIETCVDERSVEERAIDDWLPITSSRTAKWWYSAFHNVTAIVGAGVLGLPYAMSELGWGPGVAVLVVSWIVTLYSLWQMVEMHEVVPGKRFDRYHELGQHAFGEKLGLWIVVPQQLIVEVGVDIVYMITGGQSLKKFHDLVCDDCKDIKLTYFIMIFASVHFVLSQLPSFNSISGVSLAAAIMSLSYSTIAWGASVDRGVQPDVQYGYKSKSTAGTIFNFFSGLGSVVFAYGGHNVVMEIQATMPSTREKPSKKPMWRGVVVAYIVVAICYLPVALIGYWMFGNEVKENILITLQKPKWLIAMANMFVVVHLIGSYQVYAMPVFDMMETVLVKKLDFSPTWYLRLISRTIYVAFTMFIAITFPFFNGLLGFFGGFAFAPTTYFLPCIIWLAICKPRRFSLSWFANWVCIIFGVILTVVGPIGGLRQIILQAKTYKFYV; from the exons ATGACCACAACAACTATAGAAACGTGC GTGGATGAGCGATCTGTAGAAGAAAGGGCAATAGATGATTGGCTTCCAATCACTTCTTCAAGGACAGCAAAATGGTGGTATTCAGCTTTCCACAATGTCACTGCTATTGTCGGAGCTGGAGTTCTTGGTCTCCCTTATGCCATGTCTGAACTCGgatg GGGACCTGGAGTGGCAGTCTTGGTCGTATCATGGATCGTCACTCTCTACTCTTTGTGGCAAATGGTAGAGATGCACGAAGTCGTGCCTGGAAAACGTTTCGACAGGTATCACGAGCTTGGACAGCATGCTTTTGGTGAAAAGCTCGGTTTGTGGATTGTGGTGCCTCAGCAGCTAATCGTAGAAGTTGGAGTCGACATAGTCTACATGATTACGGGAGGCCAATCGCTCAAGAAATTCCACGATTTGGTTTGCGATGATTGCAAAGATATCAAGCTTACTTACTTTATCATGATCTTTGCCTCTGTCCACTTTGTACTCTCCCAACTTCCCAGCTTCAATTCAATCTCCGGTGTGTCCTTGGCAGCAGCAATTATGTCCTTGAG TTACTCTACAATTGCATGGGGTGCATCAGTCGACAGGGGCGTGCAACCAGACGTGCAATATGGGTATAAATCAAAGAGTACCGCTGGTACTATTTTTAACTTCTTCAGTGGGCTGGGCAGTGTCGTTTTTGCCTACGGTGGTCACAATGTCGTGATGGAAATTCAAGCTACTATGCCTTCAACAAGGGAGAAGCCTTCCAAGAAACCTATGTGGAGGGGAGTTGTTGTTGCTTATATAGTCGTTGCCATCTGCTATCTCCCTGTCGCACTTATTGGATACTGGATGTTTGGCAATGAAGTAAAGGAAAATATTCTCATCACATTACAGAAGCCTAAATGGCTCATTGCCATGGCTAACATGTTTGTTGTGGTTCATCTCATTGGAAGCTATCAG GTGTATGCAATGCCGGTTTTTGACATGATGGAAACTGTGCTTGTAAAGAAACTCGATTTCAGCCCAACATGGTATTTGCGCCTTATCTCAAGGACTATCTATGTTG CTTTTACAATGTTTATTGCCATCACTTTCCCTTTCTTTAATGGGCTTCTTGGATTTTTCGGAGGATTTGCTTTTGCGCCAACCACATACTTT CTTCCCTGCATCATATGGCTTGCTATCTGCAAACCAAGGAGATTCAGCTTATCTTGGTTCGCGAATTGG GTTTGCATAATCTTTGGGGTCATTCTGACGGTTGTTGGACCCATTGGAGGGTTGAGGCAAATTATACTTCAAGCAAAAACCTATAAGTTTTATGTATAA
- the LOC105176332 gene encoding lysine histidine transporter 1-like isoform X3 yields MAAECSIYDHNNYRNVDERSVEERAIDDWLPITSSRTAKWWYSAFHNVTAIVGAGVLGLPYAMSELGWGPGVAVLVVSWIVTLYSLWQMVEMHEVVPGKRFDRYHELGQHAFGEKLGLWIVVPQQLIVEVGVDIVYMITGGQSLKKFHDLVCDDCKDIKLTYFIMIFASVHFVLSQLPSFNSISGVSLAAAIMSLSYSTIAWGASVDRGVQPDVQYGYKSKSTAGTIFNFFSGLGSVVFAYGGHNVVMEIQATMPSTREKPSKKPMWRGVVVAYIVVAICYLPVALIGYWMFGNEVKENILITLQKPKWLIAMANMFVVVHLIGSYQVYAMPVFDMMETVLVKKLDFSPTWYLRLISRTIYVASLHHMACYLQTKEIQLILVRELGLHNLWGHSDGCWTHWRVEANYTSSKNL; encoded by the exons ATGGCAGCTGAATGTTCAATTTATGACCACAACAACTATAGAAAC GTGGATGAGCGATCTGTAGAAGAAAGGGCAATAGATGATTGGCTTCCAATCACTTCTTCAAGGACAGCAAAATGGTGGTATTCAGCTTTCCACAATGTCACTGCTATTGTCGGAGCTGGAGTTCTTGGTCTCCCTTATGCCATGTCTGAACTCGgatg GGGACCTGGAGTGGCAGTCTTGGTCGTATCATGGATCGTCACTCTCTACTCTTTGTGGCAAATGGTAGAGATGCACGAAGTCGTGCCTGGAAAACGTTTCGACAGGTATCACGAGCTTGGACAGCATGCTTTTGGTGAAAAGCTCGGTTTGTGGATTGTGGTGCCTCAGCAGCTAATCGTAGAAGTTGGAGTCGACATAGTCTACATGATTACGGGAGGCCAATCGCTCAAGAAATTCCACGATTTGGTTTGCGATGATTGCAAAGATATCAAGCTTACTTACTTTATCATGATCTTTGCCTCTGTCCACTTTGTACTCTCCCAACTTCCCAGCTTCAATTCAATCTCCGGTGTGTCCTTGGCAGCAGCAATTATGTCCTTGAG TTACTCTACAATTGCATGGGGTGCATCAGTCGACAGGGGCGTGCAACCAGACGTGCAATATGGGTATAAATCAAAGAGTACCGCTGGTACTATTTTTAACTTCTTCAGTGGGCTGGGCAGTGTCGTTTTTGCCTACGGTGGTCACAATGTCGTGATGGAAATTCAAGCTACTATGCCTTCAACAAGGGAGAAGCCTTCCAAGAAACCTATGTGGAGGGGAGTTGTTGTTGCTTATATAGTCGTTGCCATCTGCTATCTCCCTGTCGCACTTATTGGATACTGGATGTTTGGCAATGAAGTAAAGGAAAATATTCTCATCACATTACAGAAGCCTAAATGGCTCATTGCCATGGCTAACATGTTTGTTGTGGTTCATCTCATTGGAAGCTATCAG GTGTATGCAATGCCGGTTTTTGACATGATGGAAACTGTGCTTGTAAAGAAACTCGATTTCAGCCCAACATGGTATTTGCGCCTTATCTCAAGGACTATCTATGTTG CTTCCCTGCATCATATGGCTTGCTATCTGCAAACCAAGGAGATTCAGCTTATCTTGGTTCGCGAATTGG GTTTGCATAATCTTTGGGGTCATTCTGACGGTTGTTGGACCCATTGGAGGGTTGAGGCAAATTATACTTCAAGCAAAAACCTATAA